The following coding sequences lie in one Myxococcus xanthus genomic window:
- a CDS encoding RsmB/NOP family class I SAM-dependent RNA methyltransferase — MATQRKSRPHSRSAPKKSGAPSGKKLSPSERPERPLREDLVLQACLEAYGSVRHEGRMADRALDFTLRRKANLYSNERRAVAERVYGLLRRQRTVDFLLSRAHPRFDSLETSRQDVLRLAASRVLYGEPQGLVARQSALAPPDAQALGALPEAAAALEALPARERFPIAASLPDFLADRFLQTFGRDAARAAEAMNERAPLVARANLLKGDRDALAQRLKAETVDVKPTPLSPMGLVLETRINAFSLESFREGMLELQDEGSQLLGMLVDAPPTRVVDACAGAGGKTLQLAAQMKNRGDLHALDIDERRMEDLKKRARRAGVHNVRAQLIPHEGPEADAALTPLKGKADRVLVDAPCSGTGTFRRKPDARYRLTPEDLEMHVGRQKALLARFATLVKPGGRLIYGTCSVLREENENVVEDFLAKHPDFTVKPVAELLGVELAEKIGPGPFLRLAPHTHGTDGFFGAVLVRAK, encoded by the coding sequence ATGGCCACCCAACGCAAGTCCCGCCCGCACTCGCGGTCGGCCCCGAAGAAGTCCGGCGCTCCGTCCGGGAAGAAGCTCTCCCCCTCCGAGCGGCCCGAACGGCCCCTGCGAGAAGACCTGGTCCTCCAGGCCTGCCTGGAGGCGTACGGCTCGGTCCGGCACGAGGGCCGCATGGCCGACCGCGCGCTGGACTTCACCCTGCGCCGCAAGGCCAACCTCTACTCCAACGAGCGCCGCGCCGTGGCCGAGCGCGTCTACGGCCTGCTGCGCCGCCAGCGGACGGTGGACTTCCTGCTGTCCCGCGCCCACCCACGCTTCGACAGCCTGGAGACCTCGCGCCAGGACGTGCTCCGCCTGGCCGCCTCGCGCGTCCTCTACGGCGAGCCCCAGGGCCTGGTGGCCCGCCAGTCCGCGCTGGCGCCCCCGGATGCGCAAGCCCTGGGTGCCCTTCCCGAAGCCGCCGCCGCCCTGGAGGCCCTGCCCGCCCGCGAGCGCTTCCCCATCGCCGCGTCGCTGCCGGACTTCCTCGCCGACCGCTTCCTCCAGACGTTCGGCCGGGATGCCGCTCGCGCCGCGGAGGCGATGAACGAGCGCGCCCCGCTGGTCGCCCGAGCCAACCTCCTCAAGGGGGACCGCGACGCGCTGGCGCAGCGGCTGAAGGCGGAGACGGTGGACGTCAAGCCCACGCCGCTGTCGCCCATGGGCCTGGTGCTGGAGACGCGAATCAACGCCTTCTCCCTGGAGAGCTTCCGCGAAGGCATGCTGGAGCTCCAGGACGAGGGCAGCCAGTTGCTCGGCATGCTGGTGGACGCGCCGCCCACGCGCGTGGTGGATGCGTGCGCGGGTGCCGGCGGCAAGACGCTGCAGCTCGCCGCGCAGATGAAGAACCGGGGTGACTTGCACGCCCTGGACATCGATGAGCGCCGCATGGAGGACCTGAAGAAGCGCGCGCGCCGCGCGGGTGTGCACAACGTGCGCGCCCAGCTCATCCCCCACGAGGGCCCGGAGGCCGACGCCGCGCTGACGCCCCTCAAGGGCAAGGCGGACCGGGTGCTGGTGGACGCGCCGTGCAGCGGCACCGGCACCTTCCGCCGCAAGCCTGACGCGCGCTACCGCCTCACGCCGGAGGATTTGGAGATGCACGTAGGCCGGCAAAAGGCCCTGCTGGCGCGCTTCGCCACGCTGGTGAAGCCCGGCGGCCGGCTCATCTACGGCACGTGCAGCGTGCTGCGCGAGGAGAACGAGAACGTGGTGGAGGACTTCCTCGCGAAGCACCCCGATTTCACGGTGAAGCCGGTGGCGGAGCTGCTGGGGGTGGAGCTGGCCGAGAAGATCGGCCCCGGCCCCTTCCTCCGGCTGGCGCCTCACACCCACGGGACTGACGGATTCTTCGGCGCCGTCCTCGTCCGCGCGAAGTAA
- a CDS encoding metallophosphoesterase, with amino-acid sequence MHRKTPFHLAPWTAALMLLASTASAGTLYRDPYLQKVGPDTATIAFRLAANCQAEVRYGEGAANQSAVSQDGGKLHSVVLTGLKPGTEYAYEVSACGLRTQLNRFRTAPVPGTRSVHFVAVGDFGTGGSNQKKVAAAMVKRQAELFVALGDNAYAAGTEAEIQNNLFVPMEALLAQVPFFAALGNHEYVTNQGQPYLDNLYLPTNNPEGTERYYSFDWGHVHFVALDSNCAVGLASADRCTRDAQKAWLERDLAGSTQPWKIVFFHHPPWSSGEHGSQLSMRRHFGPIMEKYGVDLVLTGHDHNYERSKPMKGDAVAGSGEKGIPYLVVGGGGATLRKLPGSKPDWSVIRDNQAYGFLDVTVVDGTLTAQLLGVNGDTVDRFTLQKELPPQEQLPEGALTLVVEGERGVAPHRAFFRATPSFEAATVTWDFGDGGTAEGEVAEYVFAIPGQYTVTATATQGTVKQTATALVQVAETPGEEPQTPDSGTTDPGSPAPRPGLPDTPGPPDDGMSSSSGGCAAGPTATLLPAALALLAAGLLHRRRK; translated from the coding sequence ATGCACCGGAAGACCCCCTTTCACCTTGCCCCCTGGACGGCCGCGCTGATGCTGCTGGCCAGCACCGCGAGTGCAGGGACGCTGTATCGAGACCCTTATCTGCAGAAGGTGGGGCCAGACACGGCGACGATCGCCTTCCGGCTCGCGGCCAACTGCCAGGCGGAGGTGCGCTACGGCGAGGGCGCAGCCAACCAGTCCGCTGTCTCCCAGGACGGCGGGAAGCTGCACTCGGTGGTGCTGACCGGGCTGAAGCCGGGCACCGAGTACGCGTACGAAGTGTCGGCCTGCGGCCTGCGCACGCAGCTCAATCGATTCCGCACCGCGCCGGTGCCGGGGACCCGCAGCGTGCACTTCGTGGCGGTGGGCGACTTTGGCACGGGCGGCTCGAACCAGAAGAAGGTCGCTGCGGCCATGGTCAAGCGGCAGGCGGAGCTGTTCGTCGCACTGGGGGACAACGCCTACGCCGCTGGCACCGAGGCGGAGATCCAGAACAACCTCTTCGTGCCCATGGAGGCCCTGCTGGCCCAGGTGCCGTTCTTCGCGGCGCTCGGCAACCATGAGTACGTGACGAACCAGGGGCAGCCCTACCTGGACAACCTCTACCTGCCCACCAACAACCCCGAGGGCACGGAGCGCTACTACTCGTTCGACTGGGGCCACGTGCACTTCGTGGCGCTCGACTCCAACTGCGCCGTGGGACTGGCGTCGGCGGACCGTTGCACGCGGGATGCGCAGAAGGCGTGGCTGGAGCGGGACCTCGCGGGGTCGACGCAGCCGTGGAAGATTGTCTTCTTCCACCACCCGCCCTGGTCCAGTGGCGAGCACGGCTCGCAGCTCTCCATGCGCCGCCACTTCGGCCCCATCATGGAGAAGTACGGCGTGGACCTGGTGCTCACCGGGCACGACCACAACTACGAGCGCAGCAAGCCCATGAAGGGTGACGCCGTCGCCGGGTCCGGCGAGAAGGGCATCCCCTACCTCGTGGTGGGCGGCGGCGGCGCGACGCTGAGGAAGCTCCCCGGCAGCAAGCCGGACTGGAGCGTCATCCGCGACAACCAGGCCTATGGCTTCCTCGACGTGACGGTGGTCGACGGCACGCTCACCGCGCAGTTGCTCGGGGTGAACGGAGACACCGTGGACCGCTTCACGCTGCAGAAGGAGCTGCCTCCGCAGGAGCAGCTTCCCGAGGGTGCGCTGACGCTCGTCGTGGAGGGCGAGCGGGGCGTGGCCCCCCACCGCGCCTTCTTCCGGGCCACGCCGTCCTTCGAGGCCGCCACGGTGACCTGGGATTTCGGCGACGGCGGCACGGCCGAGGGAGAGGTCGCCGAGTACGTCTTCGCCATCCCCGGGCAGTACACGGTGACGGCCACCGCCACCCAGGGCACGGTGAAGCAGACGGCCACCGCCCTGGTCCAGGTGGCGGAGACTCCCGGTGAGGAGCCCCAGACGCCGGATTCCGGCACGACGGACCCGGGCTCACCGGCTCCCCGCCCGGGGCTTCCGGATACTCCCGGCCCCCCGGATGACGGCATGAGCAGTTCGAGCGGTGGCTGCGCCGCGGGCCCCACCGCCACCCTCCTCCCGGCGGCCCTGGCCCTGCTGGCCGCGGGTCTGCTCCACCGGCGCCGCAAGTAG
- a CDS encoding DUF4956 domain-containing protein: MDASFSALFEGAKAELSALSVTAILPRMLAAALIGTLLSLRPWRLLMKRALPKADMIQAQVLLCAAAAVITAVIGDSLAKAFGLVGLGGFVRFRSGLKDPRDAAILFLMIGLGMACGHGSLGLASVGTVFVMALLFVLDCFNREEAPATAKQRLVLSAQSDDLVGAEATLRRVLGERNVMVKSCALDFDGRRLELEVEEPEPGSLAAALGRTEGAALRGLRWTAVNPRSTREERV; encoded by the coding sequence ATGGATGCATCATTCTCAGCCCTGTTCGAGGGCGCGAAAGCGGAGCTCAGCGCGCTGTCCGTCACCGCGATTTTGCCGCGGATGCTGGCCGCGGCGCTCATTGGCACCCTGCTGTCACTGCGGCCCTGGCGCCTGCTCATGAAGCGGGCGCTGCCCAAGGCGGACATGATTCAGGCGCAGGTGCTGCTGTGTGCGGCGGCGGCGGTCATCACCGCCGTCATCGGCGACAGCCTGGCGAAGGCCTTCGGGCTGGTGGGCCTGGGCGGCTTCGTTCGGTTCCGCTCAGGACTCAAGGACCCGCGTGACGCGGCCATCCTCTTCCTGATGATTGGCCTGGGCATGGCGTGCGGCCACGGCAGCCTGGGGCTTGCCTCCGTCGGGACGGTGTTCGTGATGGCCCTGCTCTTCGTGCTGGATTGCTTCAACCGCGAGGAGGCGCCCGCCACGGCGAAGCAGCGACTGGTGCTGTCGGCGCAGTCGGATGACCTGGTGGGCGCGGAGGCCACGCTGCGCCGGGTCCTGGGTGAGCGGAACGTCATGGTGAAGAGCTGCGCGCTCGACTTCGACGGGCGGCGACTGGAGCTGGAAGTAGAGGAGCCGGAGCCGGGCTCCCTCGCTGCGGCGCTGGGCCGCACGGAGGGGGCGGCCCTGCGAGGCTTGCGGTGGACGGCGGTGAATCCGAGGAGCACACGGGAGGAGCGGGTATGA
- the tmk gene encoding dTMP kinase, whose product MFIDFEGIDGSGKTTLSNLLAAKLKRLGYRVAHAREGGELQAPAARRIRELTRDSRLLEMSPRTEFFLNLARDAQQLDEVVAPALSRGEVCITDRYLYSQLALSGGGRGLPMDELRPACELASQGLWPDLVILVDVDPDLARLRKRLGKLQSKRVNDGDSRKGMVGAGLAVRVRESFLGMARKDPQRWIILENNDVPLRVLEQRLVDAVVARLEGREQQVQRIVPAPARPRHASPTTLENLEERFFQTLDTVEQREPALAVWMLSGIPGLAAHQQRLAFAERFPGLTARGMAGLDDVPAMELREVLADLAPAEVAFSLTGRMDSRAAMLRQRLYARAPTEVLASLKNDGSAPAWAMRERAMRDGRLADVLAGLAGQDCEESWLVREAGMQRKLFTEVASSLTGVPGARADALREVLLPHDRLAVLRSTQGLDTPVARGLREALAGKALKLVLRSLTGLDTEEAWALRERGAPQTKEALDSVDGMDASRAWKLRVDHLSRWPTTALSSLKGLPMGPHAQALSERVLAEQPDRLPVLRNAYAVAATARALAQQPARTVRVDTSTRMEA is encoded by the coding sequence GTGTTCATCGACTTCGAGGGAATTGACGGAAGCGGCAAGACAACGCTCTCCAACCTGCTGGCCGCGAAGCTGAAGCGGCTGGGCTACCGGGTGGCGCATGCGCGGGAGGGCGGCGAGCTGCAGGCGCCCGCGGCGCGGCGCATCCGGGAGCTGACGCGAGACTCCCGGCTGCTGGAGATGTCTCCACGCACGGAGTTCTTCCTCAACCTGGCGCGGGACGCCCAACAACTGGATGAAGTGGTGGCGCCCGCGCTGTCCCGGGGCGAGGTGTGCATCACCGACCGCTACCTGTACTCACAGCTGGCGCTCAGCGGTGGAGGCCGCGGGCTGCCCATGGACGAGCTGCGACCCGCGTGCGAGCTGGCCTCGCAGGGCCTGTGGCCGGACCTGGTCATCCTGGTGGACGTGGATCCGGACCTCGCCCGGCTGCGCAAGCGCCTGGGCAAGCTCCAGAGCAAGCGCGTCAATGATGGGGACAGCCGGAAGGGAATGGTGGGCGCGGGCCTGGCGGTACGCGTGCGCGAGTCCTTCCTGGGGATGGCGCGGAAGGATCCGCAGCGGTGGATCATCCTGGAGAACAACGACGTCCCCCTGCGCGTGCTGGAGCAGCGGTTGGTGGACGCCGTCGTCGCCCGGCTGGAGGGGCGCGAGCAGCAGGTGCAGCGCATCGTCCCGGCGCCGGCCCGGCCGCGGCATGCCAGCCCCACCACGCTCGAGAACCTGGAAGAGCGCTTCTTCCAGACGTTGGACACCGTGGAGCAGCGCGAGCCGGCGCTCGCGGTGTGGATGTTGAGCGGAATCCCAGGCCTGGCCGCGCACCAACAGCGCCTGGCCTTCGCGGAGCGCTTCCCGGGCCTCACCGCGCGCGGCATGGCGGGCCTGGATGACGTACCGGCCATGGAGCTGCGCGAGGTGCTGGCGGACCTGGCGCCCGCGGAGGTGGCCTTCAGCCTCACGGGCCGCATGGACTCGCGCGCGGCCATGTTGCGGCAGCGGCTCTACGCGCGGGCCCCCACGGAGGTGCTGGCGAGCCTCAAGAACGATGGCTCGGCCCCGGCGTGGGCCATGCGCGAGCGCGCCATGCGGGACGGGCGGCTGGCGGACGTGCTCGCGGGGCTCGCCGGCCAGGACTGCGAGGAATCCTGGTTGGTGCGCGAGGCGGGCATGCAGCGCAAGCTGTTCACGGAGGTCGCGAGCAGCCTCACCGGTGTCCCGGGGGCGCGGGCGGATGCGCTGCGCGAAGTCCTGCTGCCGCATGACCGGCTGGCGGTGCTGCGCAGCACCCAGGGCCTGGACACACCGGTGGCCCGAGGCCTGCGAGAGGCCCTGGCGGGCAAGGCGCTGAAGCTGGTGCTCCGCTCGCTGACGGGCCTGGACACCGAGGAAGCCTGGGCGCTGCGCGAGCGCGGCGCGCCGCAGACGAAGGAGGCGCTGGATTCGGTGGACGGCATGGATGCCTCGCGGGCCTGGAAGCTGCGTGTGGACCATCTGAGCCGGTGGCCCACCACCGCGCTGTCCTCCTTGAAGGGACTGCCCATGGGGCCGCATGCGCAGGCGCTTAGCGAGCGAGTGCTGGCGGAACAGCCAGACCGGCTGCCGGTGCTGCGCAACGCCTACGCAGTGGCCGCAACCGCACGGGCGCTCGCGCAGCAGCCCGCGCGCACGGTCCGCGTGGACACCTCTACCCGAATGGAAGCCTAG
- a CDS encoding VTC domain-containing protein, whose amino-acid sequence MLSFAEGEVTKLRREFKLVLEEKTAAALGTRLSLELEGHLPPPTRIVSVYFDRPGGPLAARALLTPDDCLKVRTKEYSPDLGADGEARVVLEVKRERRGLTQKRRVWVPRSELGRVLRGGASLLPLIAGGSLSPVLAVTYTRHVYQSSQAWRVTVDRNIRYHRIAPEQALSQLALSVERLEPAQWVEPRVVVEVKHLGHELPEWLASLNPGGAPAYSKFAEGMAKVHAFAADGVAGG is encoded by the coding sequence ATGCTGTCGTTCGCGGAAGGTGAAGTCACCAAGCTCCGGCGGGAATTCAAGCTGGTGCTGGAGGAGAAGACGGCCGCGGCCCTGGGCACGCGCCTGTCGCTGGAGCTGGAGGGGCACCTGCCGCCGCCCACGCGCATCGTGTCCGTGTACTTCGACCGGCCCGGTGGCCCGCTGGCGGCGCGGGCCCTGCTCACGCCAGATGACTGTCTCAAGGTTCGGACGAAGGAGTACTCACCGGACCTGGGCGCGGACGGCGAGGCGCGGGTGGTGCTGGAGGTGAAGCGCGAGCGTCGCGGCCTCACGCAGAAGCGCCGCGTCTGGGTGCCGCGCTCGGAGCTGGGCCGCGTGCTGCGCGGCGGGGCCAGCCTGCTGCCGCTCATCGCCGGAGGCAGCCTCAGCCCGGTGCTGGCGGTGACGTACACGCGCCATGTGTACCAGTCGTCGCAGGCGTGGCGGGTGACGGTGGATCGGAACATTCGCTACCACCGGATTGCACCGGAGCAGGCGCTGTCCCAGCTTGCGTTGTCGGTGGAGCGGCTGGAGCCCGCGCAGTGGGTGGAGCCGCGCGTGGTGGTGGAGGTGAAGCATCTCGGGCACGAGCTGCCCGAGTGGCTGGCGTCGCTCAATCCGGGCGGAGCGCCGGCCTACAGCAAGTTCGCAGAGGGAATGGCGAAGGTCCACGCTTTCGCCGCGGATGGCGTCGCAGGGGGATAG
- a CDS encoding serine/threonine protein kinase, with product MNPQSFGKYQLLKKLATGGMAEVWLARQTGIEGFHKNLVVKRILPHLAEDREFVEMFRNEALIAARFNHPNIAQVYEFGEANGTYYIAMEFIHGEDLGRVMRKAASTGQWVARPLAIRIVAAACEGLHYAHSRTDDAGRPLRVVHRDISPQNILISFDGSVKLVDFGIAKAADQASLTKSGAIKGKFAYMAPEQAAGKPLDGRADIFAIGLVLYELLTGVRPLKRDSELATLQAAMECAIAAPSQVADVPEEMDPVVMRAIAKNADDRYREARQFQMALEEILVGQRWVAGSVQISELMETLFADRLAEEKAQGQVVPVGEDSANSGTPMPPTPPPQERGRSRTSAAAEMNWEAPPGEASVRERQRGSSSRTSMGPRRTSAAVPVVDPDDEQGEWEAPSGVEEELPPPPRRSRTSAELRRPSNPNSTQIARTSSRSDLSRTGVGEPPPPRRSATRAAPIVEDPGPPPSRSRASMAAVDERTRMEDEELDDERTMLPPPEPAPPPRRRTGMQSGIHPSEAPPRRRTSSRAEMSSAPPRSRTSSVALSRSRAEEAEVDRALEKSARSARAGVAKRNIATAGFIVGLVAVGVVFHKPILSVLNSRASDGQSVTLSVNTNEKVKVSVRHTERCGSPQPVTELGETPLVNATGVHLQDTLILVNEQQGIYKEEVDTLAFGEPGQAKSFTYEFRRGQLQLTLKPDGLRGISVKRNGQDQGTYLGNKGMKLDLMEGRHKLELQGGPLKEPFMFEVEIKPGLINKQTEDLSAFVG from the coding sequence ATGAACCCTCAATCATTCGGGAAATATCAGCTTCTTAAGAAGCTCGCCACGGGCGGCATGGCCGAGGTCTGGCTGGCGCGCCAGACGGGCATCGAGGGGTTCCACAAGAACCTCGTGGTGAAGCGCATCCTCCCGCACCTCGCGGAGGACCGTGAGTTCGTGGAGATGTTCCGGAACGAGGCGCTGATTGCCGCGCGCTTCAATCATCCGAACATCGCCCAGGTCTACGAGTTCGGCGAGGCCAACGGCACCTATTACATCGCCATGGAGTTCATCCACGGCGAGGACCTGGGCCGGGTGATGCGCAAGGCCGCCAGCACGGGGCAGTGGGTGGCGCGGCCGCTCGCCATTCGCATCGTCGCCGCCGCTTGCGAGGGCCTGCACTACGCCCACAGCCGCACGGATGACGCCGGCCGGCCCCTGCGCGTGGTGCACCGCGACATCTCGCCGCAGAACATCCTGATCAGCTTCGACGGCTCGGTGAAGCTGGTGGACTTCGGCATCGCCAAGGCCGCGGATCAGGCGTCGCTCACGAAGTCGGGCGCCATCAAGGGCAAGTTCGCGTACATGGCGCCGGAGCAGGCCGCCGGCAAGCCGCTGGACGGGCGCGCGGACATCTTCGCCATCGGCCTGGTGCTCTACGAGCTGCTCACGGGCGTGCGTCCGTTGAAGCGCGACTCGGAGCTGGCCACGCTGCAGGCCGCCATGGAGTGCGCCATCGCCGCGCCTTCACAGGTGGCGGACGTTCCGGAGGAGATGGACCCTGTGGTGATGCGGGCCATCGCGAAGAACGCGGACGACCGCTACCGAGAGGCGCGCCAGTTCCAGATGGCGCTGGAAGAGATTCTGGTCGGGCAGCGCTGGGTGGCCGGCTCGGTGCAGATCTCCGAGCTGATGGAGACGCTCTTCGCCGACCGTCTGGCCGAGGAGAAGGCCCAGGGGCAGGTCGTCCCCGTGGGCGAGGACTCCGCGAACTCCGGCACGCCCATGCCGCCCACGCCGCCGCCGCAGGAGCGTGGCCGCAGCCGCACCTCTGCCGCCGCGGAGATGAACTGGGAAGCACCTCCGGGCGAGGCCTCCGTCCGTGAGCGGCAGCGCGGCTCGTCCTCCCGGACGTCCATGGGGCCCCGGCGCACCTCGGCCGCGGTGCCCGTGGTGGACCCCGACGATGAGCAGGGTGAGTGGGAGGCGCCGTCCGGAGTCGAGGAGGAGCTGCCGCCGCCGCCGCGCCGCAGCAGGACCTCCGCGGAGCTGCGCCGTCCGTCCAACCCCAACTCCACGCAGATTGCGCGGACGAGCTCCCGTTCGGACCTGAGCCGCACGGGCGTGGGCGAGCCGCCCCCGCCTCGCCGCTCCGCCACGCGCGCCGCCCCCATCGTGGAGGACCCGGGGCCGCCTCCGTCCCGCTCGCGCGCGAGCATGGCGGCGGTCGATGAGCGCACCCGGATGGAGGACGAGGAGCTGGACGACGAGCGGACCATGCTTCCGCCGCCGGAGCCCGCGCCGCCTCCTCGCCGCCGGACCGGGATGCAGTCCGGCATCCACCCCTCCGAGGCCCCGCCGCGCCGCCGCACGTCGAGCCGCGCGGAGATGTCGTCTGCCCCACCGCGTTCGAGGACGTCGAGCGTCGCCCTGTCGCGTTCGCGCGCCGAGGAAGCCGAGGTGGACCGGGCGCTGGAGAAGTCCGCACGGAGTGCTCGCGCGGGTGTGGCCAAGCGCAACATCGCCACGGCCGGGTTCATCGTGGGGCTGGTGGCCGTGGGGGTGGTGTTCCACAAGCCCATCCTCTCGGTGCTCAACAGCCGCGCCTCCGACGGGCAGTCGGTGACGCTGTCGGTCAACACCAACGAGAAGGTGAAGGTTTCGGTACGCCACACCGAACGCTGCGGCAGTCCGCAGCCGGTGACGGAGCTGGGGGAGACCCCCCTCGTCAATGCGACGGGCGTCCATCTCCAGGACACGCTCATCTTGGTGAATGAGCAGCAGGGTATCTACAAGGAGGAGGTCGACACGCTCGCCTTCGGTGAGCCGGGGCAGGCGAAGTCCTTCACCTACGAGTTCCGCCGGGGCCAGCTCCAGCTGACGCTGAAGCCGGATGGTCTGCGCGGCATCTCCGTGAAGCGCAATGGCCAGGACCAGGGCACCTACCTGGGCAACAAGGGCATGAAGCTCGACCTCATGGAGGGCCGCCACAAGCTGGAGCTGCAGGGCGGGCCGCTGAAGGAGCCCTTCATGTTCGAGGTCGAGATCAAGCCCGGCCTCATCAACAAGCAGACCGAGGACTTGTCCGCCTTCGTGGGCTAG
- a CDS encoding rhodanese-like domain-containing protein: MPIPEIAPARLAELLAGPAESRPALLDVRFPTENAWVALPDSLLIPLPELEERADELEALRGRPVVVYCHHGVRSLDGAAYLMSLGIDAVSLRGGIDLYSRQVDPSLPRY; this comes from the coding sequence ATGCCCATTCCCGAGATTGCCCCCGCCCGCCTCGCAGAGCTGCTCGCCGGCCCCGCGGAGTCCCGCCCTGCCCTGCTCGATGTGCGTTTTCCCACGGAGAATGCGTGGGTGGCCCTGCCGGACTCGCTGCTGATTCCCCTGCCTGAATTGGAAGAGCGCGCGGATGAACTGGAAGCCCTGCGCGGCCGGCCCGTGGTGGTCTACTGCCACCATGGCGTGCGCAGCCTGGACGGCGCGGCCTACCTGATGTCGCTGGGCATCGACGCGGTGTCGCTGCGAGGAGGCATCGACCTGTACTCCCGGCAGGTGGACCCCAGCCTGCCCCGCTACTGA
- the moeB gene encoding molybdopterin-synthase adenylyltransferase MoeB — protein MARTFQTLLAGVKQEIREVSVDDVKRLLDARASVRLLDVREADEYAGGRLPGALHIPRGYLELRIESQVQRDEELVVYCAGGTRSALAAKTLKELGYERVASLAGGYNRWSDAALPVEKPFVLTAEQKERYRRHLSLPEVGEAGQAKLLQARVLLLGAGGLGSPAALYLAAAGVGTLGIVDSDVVDLSNLQRQVIHTRERQGQPKVASARAAIEALNPDVEVVGFEERLTSHNVLKILEGFDMVLDGGDNFPTRYLLNDACVMLGKPNVHGSIFRFEGQVTSFVPGQGPCYRCLYPAPPPPELAPSCAEAGVLGVLPGLIGLLQATEALKLILGQGEPLVGRLLTFDALGTRFQELKLRRDTQCPVCAPGATVELIDYERFCAAPTPA, from the coding sequence ATGGCTCGGACCTTCCAGACGCTGCTGGCCGGAGTGAAACAGGAGATTCGAGAGGTCTCCGTGGACGACGTGAAGCGGCTGCTGGACGCCCGGGCCTCCGTGCGGCTGCTGGACGTCCGGGAGGCGGACGAATACGCCGGCGGCCGGCTGCCCGGCGCTCTCCACATTCCCAGGGGTTACCTGGAGTTACGCATCGAAAGCCAGGTCCAGCGTGACGAGGAGCTGGTCGTCTACTGCGCCGGGGGCACCCGCTCCGCCCTGGCCGCCAAGACGCTGAAGGAGCTGGGGTACGAGCGGGTGGCCTCCCTGGCCGGCGGCTACAACCGGTGGAGTGACGCCGCCCTGCCGGTGGAGAAACCCTTCGTCCTCACCGCCGAGCAGAAGGAGCGGTACCGCCGCCACCTGAGCCTCCCCGAGGTAGGTGAGGCGGGCCAGGCGAAGCTGCTTCAAGCCCGCGTCCTGCTGCTGGGGGCCGGCGGACTGGGCTCGCCAGCGGCGCTGTACCTCGCGGCCGCGGGCGTCGGCACGCTGGGCATCGTCGACTCGGATGTGGTCGACCTGAGCAACCTCCAGCGGCAGGTCATCCACACCCGCGAGCGCCAGGGCCAGCCCAAGGTGGCCAGTGCCCGGGCCGCCATCGAGGCCCTCAATCCGGACGTGGAGGTGGTGGGCTTCGAGGAGCGCCTCACCTCACACAACGTGCTGAAGATACTAGAGGGCTTCGACATGGTGCTCGACGGCGGGGACAATTTCCCCACGCGGTACCTGCTCAATGACGCGTGCGTCATGCTCGGCAAGCCCAATGTCCACGGCTCCATCTTCCGCTTCGAGGGACAGGTGACGTCCTTCGTCCCCGGCCAGGGCCCCTGCTACCGCTGCCTCTACCCCGCCCCGCCCCCGCCCGAGCTGGCGCCCTCGTGTGCGGAGGCAGGCGTCCTGGGCGTGCTGCCCGGACTCATCGGTCTGCTCCAGGCCACCGAGGCGCTCAAGCTCATCCTCGGCCAGGGTGAACCCCTGGTGGGGCGGCTGCTCACCTTCGACGCGCTGGGCACCCGCTTCCAGGAGCTCAAGCTGCGTCGGGACACGCAGTGCCCCGTGTGCGCGCCGGGCGCGACGGTGGAGCTCATCGACTACGAGCGCTTCTGCGCCGCCCCCACGCCCGCCTGA
- a CDS encoding HesB/IscA family protein, producing MDSTPTTSAAPAASPASQATPVAVRLTDAAIQQVKSVIKAQGFEGYFFSIRVVPAGCSGLGYDLNLVKESKAGDTVWEQDGVKIASDAMSSQYLGGTEIDYVSAITGSGFKFNNPNAKSSCGCGTSFTT from the coding sequence ATGGACAGCACCCCCACGACTTCCGCCGCCCCCGCCGCCTCGCCGGCTTCCCAGGCCACTCCGGTGGCCGTGCGCCTGACGGACGCCGCCATCCAGCAGGTGAAGAGCGTCATCAAGGCCCAAGGCTTCGAGGGCTACTTCTTCTCCATCCGCGTGGTGCCCGCTGGCTGCAGCGGCCTGGGCTATGACTTGAACCTGGTCAAGGAGTCCAAGGCCGGTGACACCGTCTGGGAGCAGGACGGCGTGAAGATCGCCTCCGACGCGATGAGCAGCCAGTACCTCGGGGGCACGGAGATTGACTACGTCTCCGCCATCACCGGTTCGGGCTTCAAGTTCAACAACCCGAACGCGAAGTCCTCCTGCGGCTGCGGCACGTCGTTCACGACCTGA